One segment of Halomonas sp. TD01 DNA contains the following:
- a CDS encoding acyl-CoA thioesterase encodes MSDTHAEHSALPGQHELSMTVLMTPDMANFSGKVHGGAILKKLDEVAYACASRYSGHYVVTLSVDQVLFKQPIHVGELVTFLASVNHVGRSSMEIGVKVVAEDIREKLIRHTNSCYLTMVAVDSDGKPAIVPPLALETSLQKLRFEKAALRKKLRKQAEQEELLTHQNHHQQHS; translated from the coding sequence ATGTCAGACACCCACGCTGAACACAGCGCCCTACCCGGCCAGCATGAACTCTCCATGACCGTGTTAATGACGCCCGACATGGCCAATTTCAGTGGCAAAGTACACGGTGGTGCTATCCTTAAAAAACTCGATGAGGTGGCCTACGCTTGTGCAAGCCGCTATTCAGGCCACTATGTCGTCACACTTTCTGTCGATCAGGTGTTGTTTAAACAGCCGATTCACGTAGGCGAACTGGTGACCTTTCTAGCCAGCGTTAACCATGTGGGGCGCTCTTCTATGGAGATCGGAGTTAAGGTAGTGGCCGAAGATATCCGTGAAAAGCTGATTCGCCACACCAATAGCTGTTACCTCACCATGGTGGCGGTAGACTCGGACGGTAAGCCTGCGATAGTGCCGCCACTTGCGCTGGAAACTTCGCTACAGAAACTGAGATTTGAAAAAGCCGCGCTGCGCAAAAAACTGCGTAAGCAGGCGGAGCAAGAAGAGCTGCTAACTCATCAAAACCACCACCAGCAGCACTCTTAA
- a CDS encoding short-chain fatty acid transporter, with product MLKLISKPAVKLVERYLPDPYIFVLLLTLIASVAAIAVERQTPLAVLRMWGDGFWGLLTFSMQMLLVLVTGFMLASSPPVKRILQKIASTAKSPGGAIILVTLVSLAASWINWGFGLVVGALFAKELARLIRVDYRLLVASAYSGFVVWHGGLAGSIPLTIATEGHFSADQIGVIGTGSTIFAFFNLAIVVCLFIAVPLVNRFMLPDEKDSVYVDPKLLNDEPEQQGRITRPAEKLENSMPLALLVGVPGLLFLLDHFLLRSGGLNLNVVNFLFLFLAIVLHRTPRNLLNSLNEAIKGGAGIVIQFPFYAGIMAIMVQSGLAQSMSEWLVSFATATSLPFWSFLSAGIVNLFVPSGGGQWAVQAPVMLPAAEALGADISRVAMAVAWGDAWTNLLQPFWALPVLAIAGLKAKDIMGFCLIQLFVTGIIISVGLVWF from the coding sequence ATGCTAAAACTCATATCAAAACCAGCAGTTAAGCTGGTCGAGCGCTACTTGCCTGATCCCTACATCTTTGTTCTGCTGCTAACATTAATTGCGTCTGTCGCTGCGATAGCCGTTGAGCGCCAAACACCGCTTGCCGTGCTGCGCATGTGGGGTGATGGCTTCTGGGGGCTACTCACCTTCTCAATGCAGATGCTGCTAGTGCTAGTCACGGGCTTTATGCTGGCAAGCTCACCACCGGTAAAACGCATTTTGCAGAAAATCGCTAGCACTGCGAAAAGCCCTGGTGGCGCGATTATTCTGGTCACGCTCGTGTCGCTCGCTGCCAGTTGGATTAACTGGGGGTTTGGTCTCGTTGTTGGGGCGCTTTTTGCCAAGGAACTCGCCCGCTTGATACGGGTGGACTATCGCCTTCTGGTCGCCAGCGCTTACTCTGGCTTCGTGGTTTGGCATGGCGGCCTTGCGGGTTCGATTCCGCTGACCATTGCAACAGAGGGCCACTTCTCCGCTGATCAAATTGGTGTTATCGGTACCGGTTCGACTATTTTTGCCTTCTTTAACCTTGCGATTGTTGTTTGTCTGTTTATTGCCGTACCGCTGGTTAACCGCTTCATGCTGCCGGATGAAAAAGACAGCGTGTATGTGGATCCAAAGCTGTTAAACGATGAACCTGAACAGCAAGGTCGTATTACCCGCCCAGCAGAAAAGCTCGAAAACAGCATGCCACTCGCCCTGCTAGTGGGCGTTCCAGGGCTTCTGTTCCTGCTCGACCACTTTCTACTTCGTAGCGGAGGATTGAACCTTAACGTCGTCAACTTCCTGTTCCTATTCTTGGCCATTGTGCTGCATCGCACGCCGCGCAACCTGCTCAACAGCTTGAATGAAGCCATTAAAGGCGGCGCAGGAATCGTTATTCAGTTCCCCTTCTACGCGGGCATTATGGCCATTATGGTGCAATCGGGATTGGCTCAGAGCATGTCTGAGTGGTTAGTCTCTTTCGCCACCGCTACGTCGCTGCCATTCTGGTCCTTCCTAAGCGCAGGCATTGTGAACCTGTTCGTGCCTTCCGGCGGTGGCCAATGGGCTGTTCAAGCCCCGGTCATGCTACCCGCTGCAGAAGCGCTAGGTGCTGACATTTCGCGTGTGGCCATGGCGGTAGCCTGGGGCGATGCCTGGACTAACTTATTGCAGCCCTTCTGGGCGCTGCCGGTGCTGGCTATCGCAGGCCTGAAAGCGAAAGACATCATGGGTTTCTGCCTAATCCAGCTGTTTGTCACCGGCATTATTATTTCCGTTGGCCTAGTATGGTTTTAG
- a CDS encoding MATE family efflux transporter — MRIWTLAWPIILSNITVPLLGLVDTAVVGHLPDSRYLAAVTLGATLFSFLYWGFGFLRMGTTGLVAQAIGREAHSDVRNLLGQSLIMAVVIGALLIIFGSPLISLGLWLLDGSEAATPLAREYAEIRLWSAPAVLANYAILGWFLGQQNARVTLMILVLTNSVNIVLDLWFVVGLGMTSGGVAMASVIADYSALAFGGYLVLRQLGHLEGCFQRQRLLVLSAYSALFNVNANLFVRTLGLLFAMAFFTAQGARQGDTVLAANAVLLQFIMLTSYALDGFAHAAESLVGRAFGRRDWREFAATVRATAQFSFWTATAATLAFALGGNYLVALLTGLAEVRATAASYLPWMVVMPLIAVWSYLLDGVFIGTTAVREMRNSIFIGLAVYLPTWWLSQGFGNHGLWLAFTLFMFTRSAVLIVYYYRYRQHHWRPQRGNL, encoded by the coding sequence GTGCGTATTTGGACCCTTGCTTGGCCCATCATTCTTTCGAATATAACAGTTCCTCTACTAGGGCTTGTCGATACCGCCGTGGTCGGGCACCTGCCCGACTCTCGCTATCTGGCGGCCGTGACTCTCGGCGCGACACTGTTTAGCTTTCTCTATTGGGGATTTGGCTTTCTACGTATGGGCACTACCGGCTTGGTCGCCCAGGCAATCGGGCGCGAAGCACATAGTGATGTACGCAATTTACTGGGTCAGTCACTCATTATGGCAGTCGTTATCGGCGCGCTGCTGATTATCTTTGGCTCGCCGCTGATTTCCCTAGGCCTATGGCTGTTAGACGGTAGTGAAGCGGCGACGCCACTAGCACGGGAATATGCCGAGATACGGCTCTGGTCAGCCCCAGCAGTGCTTGCGAACTACGCCATCCTCGGCTGGTTTTTGGGTCAGCAGAACGCTCGTGTCACGCTAATGATTTTAGTGCTGACCAACAGCGTCAATATCGTGCTCGATCTTTGGTTTGTGGTGGGGCTAGGGATGACCAGCGGTGGCGTTGCCATGGCCAGCGTGATTGCCGACTACAGCGCGCTCGCCTTTGGCGGCTATTTGGTACTACGTCAGCTTGGTCACTTGGAAGGCTGCTTTCAACGGCAGCGGCTTTTGGTGCTGTCAGCCTACTCAGCCCTATTTAATGTTAATGCCAATTTGTTTGTGCGCACCTTAGGGCTACTGTTTGCCATGGCCTTTTTTACCGCACAGGGGGCACGCCAGGGCGACACTGTGTTAGCCGCTAATGCCGTGCTATTGCAGTTTATTATGCTCACTAGCTACGCACTTGATGGCTTCGCCCACGCAGCGGAATCGCTAGTAGGCCGCGCTTTTGGGCGGCGGGACTGGCGGGAGTTTGCAGCGACGGTTAGGGCGACAGCGCAATTCTCATTCTGGACAGCCACGGCGGCCACCCTTGCTTTCGCATTAGGGGGAAATTATTTGGTTGCCCTGCTGACGGGGCTGGCAGAGGTTCGTGCCACCGCCGCTAGCTACCTGCCTTGGATGGTAGTAATGCCATTAATTGCCGTATGGAGCTATTTATTAGACGGCGTCTTTATCGGCACCACCGCCGTGCGCGAAATGCGCAATAGTATTTTTATTGGCTTAGCGGTTTACCTACCTACTTGGTGGCTATCCCAAGGGTTTGGTAACCACGGTCTGTGGCTAGCCTTTACGCTTTTTATGTTCACACGTTCGGCGGTATTGATTGTCTACTATTACCGCTACCGCCAACACCATTGGCGCCCTCAGCGTGGAAATCTATAA
- a CDS encoding YfhL family 4Fe-4S dicluster ferredoxin — protein MALMITDECINCDVCEPECPNDAISPGDEIYIIDPNLCTECVGHFDEPQCQQVCPVDCIPLDPERPETHEKLMEKYRIITAA, from the coding sequence ATGGCCCTGATGATCACCGACGAATGCATTAACTGCGACGTCTGCGAACCTGAATGCCCTAATGACGCCATCTCTCCTGGCGATGAAATTTACATTATTGACCCCAATTTATGCACTGAATGTGTGGGTCACTTTGACGAACCCCAGTGTCAGCAAGTGTGCCCTGTGGACTGCATTCCTCTCGACCCAGAGCGCCCCGAGACACACGAGAAACTCATGGAGAAGTACCGCATTATTACTGCTGCTTAG
- the coaD gene encoding pantetheine-phosphate adenylyltransferase yields MSDQRVNIAVYPGTFDPITNGHFDLIERGARMFDKVVIAVAASPGKRPSLELETRIALAKTVCASLPNVEVIGFSTLLTTMMHEQGATIILRGLRAVSDFEYELQLANMNRAQNPELESVFLTPAVENSYISSTIVREIAKLGGDISPLVHLQVAEALRKHYTI; encoded by the coding sequence ATGAGCGATCAACGTGTGAATATTGCTGTCTACCCAGGCACCTTTGACCCTATCACCAATGGCCACTTTGACCTTATCGAACGAGGTGCGCGGATGTTCGATAAGGTGGTCATTGCGGTCGCCGCAAGCCCCGGCAAGCGGCCTAGCCTTGAGCTGGAAACACGTATTGCGCTTGCCAAAACAGTATGTGCTTCCCTACCGAACGTCGAGGTCATCGGCTTCTCAACGCTGCTGACCACCATGATGCATGAACAGGGAGCCACCATTATTCTACGTGGTCTGCGGGCTGTCTCGGATTTCGAGTACGAGCTACAGCTGGCCAATATGAATCGTGCGCAAAACCCTGAACTTGAGAGCGTTTTTCTCACCCCAGCGGTGGAAAACTCCTATATTTCATCCACCATTGTGCGAGAAATCGCCAAGCTGGGTGGCGATATTTCACCGCTCGTTCATCTGCAGGTCGCAGAGGCACTGCGTAAGCACTACACTATCTAA
- a CDS encoding beta-ketoacyl synthase → MGGINPAGRTSGHQAFRRTVLDALPADQQRQTLEGLAALMRLAEHSDNGWHDSAGQPIDSPAQSLRDHVLNHTLIRRNEDPRFLAPGLPANRRAEMTLSEPVRFTLRRRQLPEQLPEGWQVEDIDAKEVAVTVPAGNFSALLPDALEPKVRAAAQLPSGFDPASLYRSVHHPRGLSMAVFSASDCLGASGLAWESIRQRLDPDHIAVYAGNSIGQLDDQGWGGLLKSLVSGQRATSKQMPLGYGQMPADFLNAYVLGSVGSTGAALGACASFLYNLRLGIDDIRAGRCRVVMVGTADAPITPEIIEGFRAMGALADDASLKALDSLALLTDADYQRACRPFARNCGFTMAEASQFVLLMDDALALELGADILGSVPDVFVNADGFKRSISAPGIGNYITLGKATALVKDMLGEKALKERTFLHAHGTSTPKNRTTESHVFDEIARANGIENWPVVAIKAFIGHSQGSAAGDQLVSALGSFAHGLLPGIPTLDAVADDVYAKRLRFSTTPLPFKADAAFINAKGFGGNNATGVVLSPQVTERLLTQRHGSAAISAWKTRREAVRENVAAYLEGADRGHYAPRYQFGEAVLEGPELEIHADRIHIPGYEHAVSLTADNPFGQLDEQETPE, encoded by the coding sequence ATGGGCGGCATCAATCCCGCCGGCAGAACCTCGGGCCACCAGGCCTTCCGCCGCACCGTGCTTGATGCTCTTCCAGCTGACCAGCAGCGCCAAACACTGGAAGGCTTGGCAGCGCTTATGCGCCTTGCCGAGCATTCCGATAACGGCTGGCATGATAGTGCCGGCCAGCCCATTGACTCCCCTGCTCAATCCTTGCGCGATCATGTGCTTAACCACACATTGATTCGGCGCAACGAGGATCCACGCTTTCTCGCCCCGGGCTTGCCAGCCAACCGACGGGCAGAAATGACGCTGTCTGAACCGGTGCGTTTTACATTGCGCCGCCGTCAGCTGCCCGAACAGCTGCCTGAAGGATGGCAGGTAGAGGACATTGACGCGAAGGAAGTCGCCGTCACCGTGCCCGCGGGTAACTTTAGTGCTCTACTGCCTGACGCCTTAGAGCCAAAGGTGCGTGCGGCTGCCCAACTGCCGAGTGGCTTCGATCCCGCCAGCCTTTACCGTAGCGTGCATCATCCGCGCGGCCTGTCGATGGCAGTATTTAGTGCTAGTGACTGCCTAGGCGCGAGCGGGCTCGCTTGGGAATCAATTCGCCAGCGGCTTGATCCTGACCATATCGCTGTATATGCGGGCAACTCCATTGGCCAGCTAGATGACCAAGGCTGGGGCGGTTTGCTAAAGAGCTTGGTCAGTGGTCAACGTGCCACGTCTAAGCAAATGCCGCTGGGCTACGGGCAAATGCCCGCCGACTTCCTCAATGCCTACGTATTAGGCAGCGTGGGTAGTACCGGTGCAGCCCTAGGTGCCTGCGCCAGCTTTTTATATAACCTACGCCTGGGGATTGATGATATCCGCGCAGGGCGTTGCCGAGTCGTTATGGTGGGCACGGCAGATGCGCCGATCACCCCCGAAATCATCGAAGGCTTTCGCGCTATGGGCGCACTGGCCGATGACGCCAGCCTGAAAGCGCTGGATTCTCTAGCGCTACTTACCGACGCTGACTACCAGCGCGCCTGTCGCCCGTTCGCACGCAACTGTGGCTTCACCATGGCGGAAGCGAGCCAGTTCGTGCTGTTAATGGACGACGCGTTAGCACTTGAGTTAGGGGCGGATATTTTAGGTTCAGTGCCTGATGTATTCGTTAACGCTGATGGCTTTAAGCGCTCTATTTCCGCACCCGGCATTGGTAACTACATCACCCTGGGCAAGGCAACCGCTTTGGTAAAAGATATGCTAGGTGAGAAAGCGCTAAAAGAGCGTACCTTCCTGCATGCCCATGGCACCAGCACCCCTAAAAACCGTACTACCGAATCCCATGTTTTCGATGAAATTGCCCGCGCAAATGGTATCGAGAACTGGCCAGTGGTTGCCATTAAAGCGTTTATCGGCCACTCCCAGGGGTCTGCGGCAGGCGACCAGTTGGTAAGCGCTCTGGGCAGTTTTGCTCATGGGTTACTGCCGGGCATCCCCACCTTAGATGCGGTCGCGGATGATGTGTACGCCAAACGGCTACGCTTCTCCACCACGCCATTACCCTTTAAGGCAGATGCCGCCTTTATCAACGCGAAAGGGTTTGGTGGTAATAATGCCACTGGCGTCGTGCTCTCTCCCCAGGTCACCGAGCGCTTGCTCACACAACGCCACGGCAGCGCAGCCATTAGCGCTTGGAAAACACGCCGGGAAGCCGTTCGCGAGAATGTCGCGGCTTATTTAGAAGGCGCTGACCGTGGGCACTATGCGCCTCGTTACCAGTTCGGTGAAGCCGTTCTGGAGGGCCCTGAGCTTGAAATCCATGCCGACCGTATTCATATTCCTGGCTATGAACACGCCGTTTCGCTCACGGCGGATAACCCTTTTGGTCAGCTTGACGAACAGGAGACGCCCGAATGA
- the trmB gene encoding tRNA (guanine(46)-N(7))-methyltransferase TrmB, whose amino-acid sequence MQHTSRPVVSNQPGPHQDVARRVARAIENPLRKPIATHTLQAFEYAHTWLQTQQAPLILDAGCGVGLSTRRLAEQFPSHAVIGVDRSEDRLSRDHGELPANALLVRADLVDFWRLAEQANWAPERHFLLYPNPYPKAAHLKMRWHGHPVFPTLLALGGHLEVRSNWLLYVEEFALATALVTGKQATIASLVPNGSYLTPFEAKYDQSGQTLWRLQIELERA is encoded by the coding sequence ATGCAGCATACATCACGACCCGTGGTTTCCAATCAGCCAGGCCCGCATCAAGATGTGGCGCGCAGGGTGGCGCGTGCCATAGAAAACCCACTGCGAAAGCCAATTGCTACGCATACTCTACAGGCGTTTGAGTATGCGCATACGTGGCTTCAAACGCAGCAAGCACCGCTGATCTTAGATGCCGGTTGCGGTGTGGGTCTTTCAACACGCCGTTTGGCAGAACAGTTTCCATCGCATGCGGTTATCGGCGTCGACCGGAGCGAAGACCGGCTAAGTCGAGACCATGGCGAGTTGCCTGCTAACGCGCTGTTGGTGCGAGCTGACCTTGTCGACTTCTGGCGACTTGCTGAACAGGCAAATTGGGCGCCCGAGCGCCACTTTCTGCTTTACCCTAACCCTTATCCAAAAGCCGCGCATTTAAAAATGCGCTGGCATGGGCATCCTGTTTTCCCCACACTGCTAGCCCTTGGGGGCCACTTAGAAGTGCGCTCCAATTGGCTGCTGTATGTTGAAGAGTTTGCTCTGGCAACCGCCCTGGTAACGGGAAAGCAGGCAACCATTGCATCGTTGGTTCCTAACGGCAGCTATCTAACGCCGTTTGAAGCAAAGTATGATCAAAGCGGACAAACGCTTTGGCGATTACAGATTGAATTGGAGCGGGCATGA
- a CDS encoding DMT family transporter codes for MTFVYLVLAIVAEVIATSALKSSMGFTRPLPSIMVVVGYGVAFYLLSLVLRTLPVGIAYAIWAGLGIVLVTLVGIMVFGEKPDLPAVIGISLIVAGVVILQVFSKMNVH; via the coding sequence ATGACGTTTGTATATCTAGTGTTAGCGATTGTTGCTGAGGTTATCGCCACTAGCGCCCTCAAGTCTTCAATGGGATTCACACGACCGCTGCCAAGCATCATGGTCGTTGTAGGCTACGGCGTGGCATTTTATCTGTTGAGCCTGGTGTTGCGGACATTGCCTGTCGGTATTGCCTACGCCATCTGGGCGGGCCTGGGCATCGTGTTGGTCACGCTGGTTGGCATTATGGTTTTCGGTGAAAAGCCTGACTTACCCGCGGTTATTGGCATTAGTTTGATTGTGGCTGGAGTAGTCATACTTCAAGTCTTTTCAAAAATGAACGTGCATTGA
- the dacB gene encoding D-alanyl-D-alanine carboxypeptidase/D-alanyl-D-alanine endopeptidase: protein MASAALCVSPALYADFSRLGQLESKGFAISAEARLLDADTGSNALLGSLNPERQLSPASVTKAYMSAAALNHFGPQHRFTSQLVSTGNVESGVLRGDLVFEGGGDPGLTTEDLWRLVQRLQLAGVREVDGALVVSQWRFGPVECITTDRCNARTRVTNAYSAPLTSAGVNFGSWCANIAPAATAGEPARVGLCDSQAPLIAIDNQVTTRPANSGTDISAERITDERGDVLRLTGQISTNATARDVYRGAGDAAEKTAQVLLSMLNQAGVSVRDPWRVSSTRPPSSAQRLAAIDSKPLQELLLRTMNYSNNYMADVLALNLVETPQAQLRQAGQAIETYAQSLSGHGPLTMHSGSGLTTDNRTSAHGVNVMLEDMFHQSALFPSFVASFQSPANGVMRFIRRGSPTFQNNVMLKTGTLNQPFAVRAVAGYFRTAQGRWGVFSVLVNGSGSTPYLSWPEVLDPLSLDLDAMILAN from the coding sequence ATGGCAAGTGCTGCCTTGTGTGTAAGCCCTGCACTGTATGCCGATTTCAGCCGACTAGGCCAGTTAGAGAGTAAGGGGTTTGCAATTAGCGCTGAAGCGCGCTTACTGGATGCGGATACCGGCAGTAATGCATTACTGGGTAGCCTGAATCCTGAGCGTCAGCTGTCGCCAGCCTCCGTTACAAAAGCCTATATGTCTGCTGCGGCACTCAATCATTTTGGGCCCCAGCATCGCTTTACCAGCCAACTGGTCAGTACGGGCAATGTGGAAAGTGGTGTGTTGCGCGGTGACTTGGTATTTGAAGGTGGGGGTGATCCAGGACTCACGACCGAAGACCTTTGGCGGTTAGTACAGCGCCTGCAGCTTGCTGGTGTGCGCGAAGTGGATGGCGCTCTGGTGGTCAGTCAGTGGCGCTTTGGCCCTGTTGAGTGTATTACCACGGATCGCTGTAATGCGCGTACTCGAGTCACCAATGCTTACAGTGCGCCACTCACCTCGGCAGGCGTCAATTTTGGTAGCTGGTGCGCCAACATAGCCCCTGCTGCGACTGCGGGAGAGCCTGCCCGCGTGGGGTTATGCGATAGCCAAGCTCCGTTAATTGCTATTGATAACCAAGTCACCACACGCCCCGCTAATAGCGGCACAGACATCAGCGCAGAGCGCATTACCGATGAGCGTGGTGATGTTCTACGTCTTACCGGGCAAATTTCAACCAATGCGACTGCCCGTGATGTTTACCGTGGGGCTGGCGATGCAGCAGAGAAAACTGCCCAAGTATTGCTGAGCATGCTGAATCAAGCGGGTGTCAGTGTTCGTGACCCCTGGCGGGTCAGCTCAACCCGCCCACCGAGTAGCGCGCAGCGCTTGGCGGCAATTGATAGTAAGCCACTCCAGGAACTGCTGCTGCGTACGATGAACTACTCCAATAATTACATGGCTGACGTGCTGGCGCTGAATCTGGTGGAAACGCCCCAAGCGCAACTGCGCCAAGCGGGGCAAGCGATTGAAACCTACGCACAAAGCTTGTCAGGGCACGGGCCGCTGACGATGCACAGCGGCAGCGGGCTGACGACTGATAACCGTACCTCTGCCCATGGTGTCAATGTGATGTTGGAGGATATGTTTCACCAGAGTGCCCTTTTTCCTAGTTTCGTCGCTTCCTTCCAGTCGCCTGCCAATGGAGTAATGCGCTTTATTCGCCGTGGTTCACCAACGTTTCAAAATAACGTCATGTTGAAGACTGGCACGCTCAATCAGCCGTTTGCTGTTCGCGCCGTGGCGGGTTATTTCCGTACCGCTCAGGGGCGTTGGGGCGTGTTTAGTGTGTTAGTTAACGGCAGTGGTAGTACGCCTTACCTTAGCTGGCCCGAGGTGCTTGATCCCTTATCGTTGGACTTAGATGCGATGATATTAGCCAATTAA
- a CDS encoding diacylglycerol kinase, protein MKPGHTGLTHLLHSTRYSWKGLKAAFRNEAAFRQEVGITAVLLPFAWWIGEGPISWLLLVGSLFLVLIVELLNSAIENVVDRIGTEHHELSGRAKDIGSAAVMLSLIMAGLTWGLLGWQKLIG, encoded by the coding sequence ATGAAGCCAGGACATACGGGGTTAACCCATTTACTGCACTCAACGCGTTATTCGTGGAAAGGGCTAAAGGCCGCTTTTAGAAATGAAGCTGCATTTCGCCAAGAAGTAGGCATTACAGCGGTGTTACTGCCGTTCGCTTGGTGGATTGGAGAAGGGCCAATTAGCTGGCTGCTGCTGGTTGGCAGCCTGTTTCTTGTACTGATTGTGGAACTGCTCAATAGTGCCATAGAGAACGTTGTCGATCGCATTGGCACCGAGCATCATGAGCTTTCAGGGCGTGCTAAAGATATTGGCTCGGCGGCGGTTATGCTGTCGTTGATCATGGCAGGCTTAACCTGGGGGCTGTTAGGCTGGCAAAAATTGATTGGCTAA